In the genome of Populus trichocarpa isolate Nisqually-1 chromosome 10, P.trichocarpa_v4.1, whole genome shotgun sequence, the window ATCAAGTCCAATCAATTAATCTGGGGATTCAAATAACTCGGGACTCTAATCGagtctaaatttattaattaaaactagggctgcaattaataaattaaaaaaaaatattgaagctgCCAGTTAATCTAGAATTCTGTGACCTGGCAATATCATAAAGAGACTCTTCATgtcaacttttttttgtaaGGCAAATAcccttctcccttttttttcacATGTACCTGGGAATGTGGACATACTGATTTTTCCATGCCaactttttctttaacaaaCTGAAAAATTAAACCTACAGGTATTTTTAGATAAGCAAATGGTTTTAGCTGGggacatcaataaaaaatagtggTTTAATGGAGGGACAAATTATCAATGTTGATAAAAGGCTAATTAAAAAATTGGCATCAACTTAGTAATATCTCATATCGGCGGGTGATGATTTTATAGTTGGTTTTATTAGTAGTGCTGGTTGCTAACTTGTCAGACATTTTTTGGGGTCATGCGTGGTCACAGAACAAATCCGTGAGGACGGTAAGGTCCAAAGCGGATAATATCTGACAGGTTGGGCTGggctgttacatttggtatcagagctggtcTCACTAGCTGTCCGGTTGTGCTGACGGGGTCGTCAGGCTCCTTAAAGGGAtggattgtaatatcccacattgGCGGGTGAGGATTAGGTAGCTAGTCTTATTAGTAATATTGGTTGCTAACTTGTCAGATATATTTTGGGGTCATGCGTGGTCATCAAGAAGAAATCCGTGAGGACGGTAAGGCCCAAAGCAGATAATATATAGCAGGTTGGGCCGGACTGTTATAAACTTTTTATGAAGTAAAATGTTATTTATCTAAACTTTAGCACATAtcacaatcataatttttaaaaattataattaagtaaTGGACAACATCATCAGTAGTTCTTCTAATATACAACACTTGATAGTTTTTAGCAACTCTTAACAAGGATGTCAAGACGAACAAAACTACATGATAGAAGAATAATTTTACCCACCGGAGAGCCACCTGCTTTGCTTGAAGGTGTTGTggtagtttttgtggttgtgatttgaaaaaaattgttttataaaaagtacttttagttgaggttaatatgatatttatatatgtttggttaaaactgtggttaaaattgaggttgaacaaaaagtagtttaatatgttggttaataatgctttttaaattgagtttaaaataagtaatatatatatatatatatatatatatgtgattttaaatttaaatattgtagaattaattactactattacatcatgaaataaataatactttatataaaatattttttattattccattaaaccatctataatttcattacgtacaaaattcatccgataagaactacagtttccataattttttgagcgtgtaataaaattagataaaatatcatcaggtataaaattgatattacagtgcgagtgaatttaattcactcaaaactaggttttttttaagaaaaactgctaaaaaaattaacatactgaaaaaaaaaacctaaaactgttcacgtgaacaatgcatgtgaattgcactgttcactgaaaCACTGTTTGAAGAAAAGCAGCTTGGAGCTGCTTCGGCAAAATCGTGTTTCAAACGTGAATTATAGTGGAcctcacaaaaaataaattgcatttTTTAGGTAACCAAACATTAGTTTTGCTGTGGTTGCTTCAAACGCAGAAGTAACCACGTAAACAAACAGTAGTAGTTGTAGCGTGCATTGCatatgtaaataattttttattttttgtttaatttatttattaaattaccatATTATTCATAGGATCAAATAATTAATAcgaaaaaacatttataaaattatgaaaaaacccCTGAAGTGAAGtttgatttcaagaaaaattaaatcattacaATGGTCTTTAAAAGAggcatgttaatttttttttaatttttaaaaattttcaagtaattttactgtataaaaaaattataagaaaaaccaaaatgCTATAAAAAGACAAATAGATCAATGTGATTCACCTGCAAGGCTAGTTAAACCTTTTTTTCAAGAGCAAGAAGTAATTTCAAAGTGAATCATACATCTGTTATATTACTCTtgcaacatttttattttattttttgttaataaaaaaatcattcaaagcTATCCGCCGAACCTTCTTAAATTTTAACGGCTTTGCAGATCAAAGCTGGCAGAAATTAATGTCAGTCTAGGATGGACGGACATGGACCAACATAAGCGAAGTTGTTATTGAGAATCAATTGTTAGGCAGCCGTCCATGGAAGTAACGAGTTGGACTGTTTGGAAACGTTATACTGTTGgtaatttaaggtgtttttttatttaaaaataatttaaaataattttttttttattttttaaaattaattttaatacaccacattaaaataatctaaaaatatattaaaaaattcaaattttttacaaacaaaccAAGTTTCTAAACACCAATAATTTtaacggaaaaaaaaaccccagcATAAAACAAACCACCCTGCTTGAattattcttcttattctttcttctttttttcccaatttGAAAGAATATTCCGTTACCAATAACCGTAACTTGGAGAGAACAAACGCAACCAGCCATCGGAAAAACATCGGCTTGCTTAAATTCGGTTATTTTCTCATCAACAGTTACACTTACACCACTATAAAGGAAAAACTCATTTCTCTTCTCACCTTCGCCATCATTTCGACAAAAATGGAACACCAGCCGACGATCATGGTGACCAACGATGACGGTATCGACGCACCAGGACTGCGAGCGCTGGTTCAGGTCTTGGTCTCTACCCGGCGATTCCAGGTCCTTGTTTGCGCTCCGGACTCGTGCGTTCTCTCTATCTCCGAAATTATATAAGCTTTGTAAAGTGTGggaagttattttattatttgatgaaaGAAATCCTTTTTCGAATGAGTTCATCGtgaatttagaattaatttttttattggattgattTGAAGGGAGAAATCAGCTATGAGCCATAGTATTAAATGGCCTGATCCAATTGCTGCTCGACGAGTGGAAATTGAAGGAGCTACTGCCTATGCAATTGCTGGTTTGCTTGCTTCGTTCTTGTCATTCATTGAAACAAAacacttcttaaaaaaaataatataaattatatattctaaCCAACCttaaattatatattctaaCCTCACCAAACAGTCTAacagtttaaaatttttagttaagataattttttaacataatattaaaattttaatcaccAAGCGATCATGAGTTTAAATTTTaccatttctatttatttgataaaaattaaatataaaataacatagaCCCGTgtaaatttcaaaatcaaagaattttcaattaaaaaaatacattaaaaaataatataaattatatattacaaCCTTACCTACTAAAAAGGttctttgataatatttttattttaatttttaaatcacttttaattttttgtaacaacaatatttgtttttagattaattgGCAAGAActtaaagcaaattaaaaaaagtttcgCCTTTTATTGTGCAGGAACTCCAGCTGATTGTACTTCTTTAGGAGTCTCCAAATCACTCTTTCCTAAAATTCCTGACCTGGTAACTCTCTCTTAATTCTATTTAACTGTAGCTATAAAAATGTTGATAATCTTCTACTTTTTTTGggtcatgaaaaataatgcaTTTGGATTTGCATCGCAATGACAAATCAATAATTTGATCACTCTTTGATGTTAGCTATAGAAATTTTTGATTATGTAGATTGGATTTTGTAAACAGGTAATTAGCGGCATAAACATGGGGAGCAACTGTGGTTATAACATGTtagtattaattatatatttttgttcttttcttttttaaataaatgtagAATCTACATCGTTTGATATCTTGTCATTAATGTATTGTTGGTCTACTCAACTGCCCATTTATAAGTAAGAGTTTTTCTTTGGAGTTGCAGTGTTTACTCAGGAACAGTCGCTGGTGCTCGAGAGGCCTTCTTTAATGACATACCTGCAATCTCTGTATCATATAATTGGTATACAGACATCTTTTTCAGGCTACATAGCTAGATCAGTGATACTGTTATTGTTGCTTAGTATCTTACTACGTATCATGTGAATGGCAATTTGTTTCTCCCATATGACTGCTTGCTTGGTTGTACAGGTTTCGACGTCAGGGCAAAGTTGAGAACTTAACTCCTTCTGCTGAGGCTTGCATACCAATAATAACTGCAGTACTCGTTGAGATCAAGAATAAAACTTATCCTTTAAGGTGTTTTTTGAATATTGGTCTTCCAACAGATGTTGCTAATAATAAGGTAAATTGATAAATCCGAGACCAGGTTCTCAACATATCACAGTTGCATATGAAATCATGAAACattttggcatttttttttattttggatgcaTCTTCTAGATTGAGCTACTTTGGTGTGTTTTCCAGAGAAGGGGTCGTGTCATTTTAAAGGATTTCGTCCTGATTTTTGGCTGGATTCGGCCTTCCATTTATTGATATTCCTTCAATGTTACAGCTGACCTAATTGCGCACACGCACACTTGTGTTTAGCGAAAGTATATCGCTCTAGTCTTTCATCTGAAATATGCACAAATGCCGCATGAATTTTTTCTGATTGATAGTAGCAGATATCGAACATCATATCTCTTATATCaggttaactttttttttttcttcatcatttgctgaagtaatgagttttttttctcttaatcttttcttcttttaatctcATGTTAGACGATGAATTTTTAGCCCATACAGGTTTAAGGTTAAAGCTACGCTGCATAAAGATCCTAAGGTGTTGTATGCTGTATGGTCCCCTGTATGTGGTTAtcatgataatatcaaaaatctgaTTTGCACGTGATTCCTTCTAATTCCGTGAATGAATTACTGTAGCATGCCTAAGGAGGGCAAGGGAGGCACTGATTTTATaactcattttcattttgttctttattgTGTTTGTTAATCGAAGTTTAGGACTTGcatgttttctagttttatcaTTGATTTACTAATTCTTCCAtgcttttaaatgaaaatttagatgtgctatttttaattgtttcttgtGCCTCCAAAAGGGGTATAAGCTGACCAAGCAGGGTAAAAGCATATATGAAATGGCGTGGAGCCAAGTTACTTCTGACATGCAAGGAGGGAAAATGTTATCAACAATGACAATGGATACGGATTCAACTGCACCAATAGAGACTGGTGCATTAAATTTATCACAAGACCATCTTTTGTTCAAGAGAGAAGTGAGTCTTTTTCCTTATTGCCTCTCCCCCCCtttattaaaaatcttttatttgtgtttctaCGTtgatattcttataattttatttgatctaAACACTTTGAGTAAGCTATGATCTGTTGCCGCTTCAAGAGGAGATGGAAATAAACTTGATGGTAGGCTGCTGATTATGCATAAGCTGGAAATTATTGTGCTTTGTAAAGGAGTTGAAGATGGAAGGATATTGCTGTTAATAATCATTTGTTTTACTCAGAAAAGTTTTTTGTTCTTAGATTCCAAATTTAAATGTAATATGgtcttttcaattctttaggTATTAGGAGTGAAACTTAATGAAGGTGACATCGATGATGCGGACTTCAAATTTCTTCGGCAAGGATATGTGGGCATCTTTTCTTTACTTGTTTGAATCTTTCTGAGTAGAGAAGCACATGATTAACACGactctttcatttcatttcagaTTACTGTAACTCCCCTTGGTGCCCTCTCCCATGCAGAGATAGGCTGCCACTCATACTTTAAAGATTGGCTGCCAAGTGTTGGAGAACACCCGTCTGAGTCATCCTTATAATCCTTGGAATCCCTGCCCAGTGAGAACAGCACAACACAAGCCTTGTAAGTAAGGATGGCAACACAATGATATCAGAAATTTACTCCCTAATGTCATTCCTAAAACACGAATTGTTTCTATCTCTTTGCATGACCAGAACATTGCTTCAACATTTGAAAACTTATTCTTTAATTATGCCGTTCTACTTGGAAGTTTGGAACTTACTTgtactcccccccccccccccccccgacATTGAGTATCCTCTGTTAACTGACAGGAAAAATACCTACTTTTTATTTAGCAATAGGTTTATTGGTTTTCTTGAAGGGCTAAATTGCATCTGGCCCCTATAACCATTTATCATCTTTACTAATTAGGAATCTTGAATAATTAGTGAGTTATGTGTTACGGTAACGGATCCTTTTTATTATTCCCCCCAAACAATCTTTTTCTCTCTGCTATAATTTGCTTATAAGAAATGCCTATAAACTGTACTTGTGTTTAATctgcaattattattttaaagaataattatgCTCTGGCCCTTCTTCAATTTGTCCCTGTATATATATCCTGTTGCTTGTTGTACATGGCCAAAATGTCTGTATGTTTGATATGTTGTTGGCAGTAATTTGTGGTATAACCTGAATTGATCTTGTCCGGGAAAGAATTCGGTGTCTAGCCAAGAAATTTGCCAAGTGTTTTGACATGTCTAGGAGAGTACACTTCTAATGTCTAGTGATAGGCGGTCTGTAGATTCAGCTTATTGGGTCCGAAGGTTATGTAATGCGAGCTTGCTGAATTCAATGCTACAAATGTCCATGATTGATCCTTTCCCTTCATCACTGAATTCCTTTGTTCGATACTTTTTGCAAGAGCTCCATTTTGTTTAGCATCGCTTCTAATATTTTGGTGCTGTCTGTTGACTGAAAAGTGGTAGTTCATGCAGGGCTGTTGGCTTTTTCAACAGCAAGAGCGGACGAACTGATTCTTTGGGCTCCTTGCGTATctgatgcaattttttttacctgcCTCCAGCTTACGAGATTTTACATGCAATTGCACTCTTTTCCAATAAAGAATGTCATAAATGCTCTGAAAACTTTATTTAGCAATAAGAGCCCGTACTATCTGTTCCAAACCCGTTGGTCAAAATGGTAATAATTTGTGTGTTTGCTTCAAGTTACTATGAGAATTTTATGAACTCAAATCGTGGAGCTATGGCGtttcaaaaaagaaatgttaattttttatgaattctttATCCAaggtgtatttttaaaattatctaaaaatatatatattgtcaagatgatatttttacatggatttaaaaaaaaaatacttaatctaatcttctaaaataaattcaacatgttGCATGTTAAAAACAAAGGAATTCCCCGGCGTTATCGATTTAGAAGATATTTTACGGTGCTTAATGAGTAACTAATGGTATTCTAGTAGTTActcgttgaatttttttaaaaggaaaacaaattgataCCTGAAACCactttaaatggaaaaaaatgatacaattaaaagagaaaaattctaaatgaagatattattattcttttttatagattatgagttttttttttcttttttttttgtgtcttaaagtgaattaaaaaattaactaataggataccattaattattaattaagtatcataaatttttttcgtAACTCATTTGCAATCTTTTGTTTAAAGAAACtatcatgaaaatgaaaaataattttcaattattaggTACTTACACGCACAACCGACCTTTCTTCCCTCCAAGGTTcatgtcctttttttatatatatatatatgaaaagcaATTCGGATTCAGCTATATTATCTTGGTAGACAAATTAAGATTGTTAATCTGTATTggctttttagtttagtcaAAGCCATATGTACatgttatatttaaaatataatgcacaattgaatttaaaaaaggtTCCATGTGCCACGTGTAAATCtaactcaaattaatataaagcaGTTTTGAGTTTCCCCAACGATTTCCTAGACAAATTGAATGAACAGAATACCGGCGGGATTGATAGctaggaataataataataataataataataataattgaagaagaatttaTTATAGAGTTGAAAATCATGCAGGTTAACCCATCCATTCTATAGTTTTCCAAAGTCAACTTCAGGTTGatatgaaaagaagaaacaaactgCTACACCCAACTGCTGAAACCGACAAAGCAACAATAACAAAgcaaattgaagagaaatagaGCCATCTTTCACCCAATGCCTCTTAATTTAATGTCTTTCACTGACTAAGATTGTTTATATTCTTCGAATTAAGACTCTTTCAGAGTCGGTGTTAACCATCTgcatatagtttttgtttttttttttgttttttaacaaagaaaagaaaacgagcATGAATTTTGCGGAAAAAGCTATGTTCTAATATATAGCTCAGATGACAAGGAATTCAATAAGcaaactacaaaaacaaaaatcctttCAAGAGATTATAGAACAAGATAAATATCTTATGTACATGAGTGGACATCTCTTAGTTCTTTGGGAACTCTGTACTTGTGTAGGCCTTCATTGTTTTGATGGCAAAGAAGGGGTATTTGACTCCACTAGTATTGACCATAGGACATGCACATCTTCATACTGGCAGGATTTTACATCCTCGTACAGGATGTATATTCCTCTTcctgaaaaaaaatgcaaacaaaTTGCACTTAAGTACTTGTATAATCAAGGATGGTCGAAGCATTATGAATTGCAGCAAATCAAGCAAATATTTTGAGGGAGTCTTTGGTGGcaagttaaaaagaaatttacaaaTGGGTTCTTATACAAACTAGAAGAGGAGATTGGTTTTGGATGAGTGAATCTCCTGAGTAATTTGGGACTGGTTTTAAATTCatgagaaaagaaataaaaagaaagttaatgCCAGAAGAAAGATGCATGGATGGAACATGCAATTAGACGAACTAAAACCATGCAGAAACCTAGCTATAGCACAGAGAAGACAGTATGATAGATGCAGTTATAGGTGTGAAGAACATACTATTCTTTGGAGTTGAGTGTAGACGAAACCACAGCTTCTTCAATGGAGAGAGGAGGGATTGCAGCCACCCCATTTGGAGAAGTGGGCGTGTCTCATCTACAGGTGAGAGAAcgggagggaaaaaaaacaagacaggaGAACTGTATATATGGTTTGCTTAGACAAGGGTGAAGTACTTAAGGCCAAAACTGTTGCTAGCCAAGACACATTCTTGAATCCCCAATCATGCATTTCTCATTTTGCTCTCGGTGCAATGTCGTTGTCAAACCCTTTTTCCCTTGTAGCAGAAGAAGCCACCTCACCAATCAGCAGTGCTTTGTACACCTCCATGAACTCTCTTGATCCCTAGCCCATATCTTCTCTTACTTCACTTAAGCCCCAAGCCTCTCTTCTGAAGTCTTTTGATCTATTGTTTTATAACAAGTTTTTGGATAGCACAGTACACTCGTGTGGGGTTTCTTTGTGTTTCAAGTAAACACAAGCTCCTTTCAAGAGTCTACTACAAGAATCTCATCCCGTATCTCCACTTGTCCATTG includes:
- the LOC18102519 gene encoding uncharacterized protein LOC18102519 isoform X2, which gives rise to MEHQPTIMVTNDDGIDAPGLRALVQVLVSTRRFQVLVCAPDSEKSAMSHSIKWPDPIAARRVEIEGATAYAIAGTPADCTSLGVSKSLFPKIPDLVISGINMGSNCGYNIVYSGTVAGAREAFFNDIPAISVSYNWFRRQGKVENLTPSAEACIPIITAVLVEIKNKTYPLRCFLNIGLPTDVANNKGYKLTKQGKSIYEMAWSQVTSDMQGGKMLSTMTMDTDSTAPIETGALNLSQDHLLFKREVLGVKLNEGDIDDADFKFLRQGYITVTPLGALSHAEIGCHSYFKDWLPSVGEHPSESSL
- the LOC18102519 gene encoding uncharacterized protein LOC18102519 isoform X3 — encoded protein: MENQPTIMVTNDDGIDAPGLRALVQVLVSTRRFQVLVCAPDSEKSAMSHSIKWPDPIAARRVEIEGATAYAIAGTPADCTSLGVSKSLFPKIPDLVISGINMGSNCGYNIVYSGTVAGAREAFFNDIPAISVSYNWFRRQGKVENLTPSAEACIPIITAVLVEIKNKTYPLRCFLNIGLPTDVANNKGYKLTKQGKSIYEMAWSQVTSDMQGGKMLSTMTMDTDSTAPIETGALNLSQDHLLFKREVLGVKLNEGDIDDADFKFLRQGYITVTPLGALSHAEIGCHSYFKDWLPSVGEHPSESSL